The following coding sequences are from one Deinococcus aerius window:
- a CDS encoding DEAD/DEAH box helicase: MAYALRLDRGTLVMYEVPEAVAGLFVWDARSQSWRAPGKAYRDVMERLREAGVPVRDEAATFQKLELGYAREVTPYPHQQLALNAWKKAGRRGVVVLPTGAGKTLVAQLAMRDTPRSTLICVPTLDLLHQWYSGLLAAFPDAQIGLLGGGSRDETPILISTYDSAAIHAEQLAGRYALQIFDEAHHLPSDFHRSVAELGLAPYRLALTATPKRGDGREVHLEDLVGPVVYQCAPEDLAGDTLADYREVIIKVRLSPAEQRHYDDLIRQRNDFLRRDNIRLGNLEGWQQFILSTGTPQGKAAMRAHREARSMAYGTEGKLRVLEELLANHPSERTLIFTDDNATVYRISHDFLIPAITHQTPVRERHALLEKFRSGAYRVLVTSRVLNEGVDVPEASVAVVLSGTATEREHIQRLGRILRKAEGKNAVLYEVVTEGTSEERVSQQRRGQWQPGQAAFTPTWEDLNAPH, encoded by the coding sequence ATGGCATACGCCCTGCGGCTCGACCGGGGCACCCTCGTGATGTACGAGGTCCCCGAGGCTGTGGCGGGTCTCTTCGTCTGGGACGCCCGCAGCCAGTCCTGGCGTGCGCCGGGCAAGGCGTACCGGGACGTGATGGAGCGGCTGCGGGAGGCCGGTGTCCCCGTCCGGGACGAGGCCGCGACCTTCCAGAAACTTGAACTCGGCTACGCCCGCGAGGTCACCCCCTACCCCCACCAGCAACTCGCGCTGAACGCCTGGAAAAAGGCGGGTCGGCGCGGCGTGGTCGTCCTCCCCACCGGGGCGGGCAAGACGCTCGTGGCGCAACTGGCGATGCGGGACACGCCGCGCAGCACCCTGATCTGCGTGCCGACCCTCGACCTGCTGCACCAGTGGTATTCCGGGCTGCTCGCGGCCTTCCCCGACGCGCAGATCGGCCTGCTCGGCGGCGGCAGCCGGGACGAGACGCCCATCCTGATCAGCACGTACGACTCCGCCGCCATCCACGCCGAGCAGTTGGCGGGAAGGTACGCCCTCCAGATTTTCGACGAGGCCCACCACCTCCCGAGCGACTTCCACCGCTCGGTGGCCGAGCTGGGCCTGGCGCCCTACCGGCTGGCCCTGACCGCGACCCCCAAACGCGGCGACGGGCGGGAGGTCCACCTGGAAGACCTCGTCGGCCCGGTGGTGTACCAGTGCGCCCCGGAGGACCTGGCGGGGGACACCCTGGCGGACTACCGCGAGGTCATCATCAAGGTGCGGCTGAGCCCCGCCGAGCAGCGCCACTACGACGACCTGATCCGGCAGCGCAACGACTTCCTGCGGCGCGACAACATCCGGCTGGGCAATCTGGAGGGGTGGCAGCAGTTCATCCTGAGCACCGGCACCCCGCAGGGCAAGGCCGCCATGCGCGCCCACCGGGAGGCCCGCAGCATGGCCTACGGCACCGAGGGTAAGCTGCGCGTGCTGGAGGAACTCCTGGCGAACCACCCCTCCGAGCGCACGCTGATCTTCACGGACGACAACGCCACCGTCTACCGGATCAGCCACGACTTCCTGATTCCCGCGATCACCCACCAGACCCCGGTGCGCGAGCGCCACGCCCTGCTGGAGAAATTTAGGAGCGGGGCCTACCGGGTCCTCGTGACCAGCCGCGTGCTCAACGAGGGGGTGGACGTGCCGGAGGCGAGCGTGGCGGTCGTCCTCTCGGGCACGGCGACGGAGCGCGAACACATCCAGCGCCTGGGCCGGATTTTGCGGAAGGCGGAGGGCAAGAACGCCGTGCTGTACGAGGTCGTCACCGAGGGCACCAGTGAGGAGCGGGTCAGCCAGCAGCGCCGCGGCCAGTGGCAGCCCGGCCAGGCCGCCTTCACCCCCACCTGGGAGGACCTGAATGCTCCCCACTGA
- a CDS encoding DUF790 family protein, whose translation MLPTDLLMFRVKAGLVEPRRLKATTNNLRLAEQAIAAFEANIGKRRLDLDEDLKALEAGRQDFKVLRGMAHLLATGAATFETGGDVEPGAVRAKVFELAQAHPPSRHRRTLILEQAAAALSGETRLRAEDVSELLYADLPDQQRLVAFDPPEPRELLERFNLAQAQGMLYRAYSLIITARRNEPARYKQMLKYTKFFGLMVTVEGDANYGFTLTMDGPTSLFGGTTRYGLALAKFLPALLHVTKWDLTATLKPRKDLAWVDPGDEEWSFQLTSEDGYVSHYKPPEEHDSALEAGFSDRFAKLDTPWGLEREVDLVPVPGGVIIPDFRLVHPDGRSVLVEIVGYWRPEYLRKKFELLRKSGRRDVIVCVSERLNLERAGVDPSDFDERLIWFKGVLPPRDVLSVAERLLGSATAA comes from the coding sequence ATGCTCCCCACTGACCTGCTGATGTTCCGCGTGAAGGCCGGGCTGGTCGAGCCCCGGCGGCTCAAGGCCACGACGAACAACCTCCGGCTGGCCGAGCAGGCCATCGCTGCCTTCGAGGCGAACATCGGCAAACGCCGCCTGGACCTGGACGAGGACCTCAAGGCGCTGGAGGCGGGGCGGCAGGACTTCAAGGTGCTGCGGGGAATGGCCCACCTGTTGGCGACCGGCGCCGCCACCTTCGAGACTGGGGGCGACGTGGAGCCGGGGGCGGTGCGGGCGAAGGTGTTCGAGCTGGCCCAGGCCCATCCGCCCAGTCGCCACCGCCGGACGCTGATCTTGGAGCAGGCGGCGGCGGCCCTCTCCGGGGAGACCCGGCTGCGGGCGGAGGACGTTTCCGAACTGCTCTACGCCGACCTGCCGGACCAGCAGCGGCTCGTGGCCTTCGATCCGCCCGAGCCGCGGGAGTTGCTGGAGCGCTTCAATCTCGCCCAAGCCCAGGGGATGCTCTACCGCGCCTACAGCCTGATCATCACCGCCCGGCGTAACGAGCCCGCCCGCTACAAGCAAATGCTCAAGTACACGAAGTTCTTCGGCCTGATGGTGACGGTGGAGGGGGACGCGAACTACGGCTTCACGCTCACGATGGACGGCCCGACCTCCCTCTTCGGGGGCACGACGCGCTACGGCCTGGCGCTGGCGAAGTTCCTGCCCGCCCTGCTCCACGTCACAAAATGGGACCTGACGGCCACTCTCAAGCCCCGCAAGGACCTCGCCTGGGTGGACCCGGGGGACGAGGAGTGGTCCTTCCAGCTCACCAGCGAGGACGGCTACGTGAGCCACTACAAGCCGCCCGAGGAGCACGACAGCGCCCTGGAGGCGGGCTTCAGCGACCGCTTCGCCAAGCTGGACACTCCGTGGGGGCTGGAGCGCGAGGTTGATCTCGTTCCCGTGCCCGGCGGGGTGATCATCCCCGACTTCCGCCTGGTCCACCCGGATGGCCGCAGCGTGCTGGTGGAGATCGTGGGCTACTGGCGCCCGGAGTACCTGCGGAAGAAGTTCGAGCTGCTCAGGAAGTCGGGGCGCCGGGACGTGATCGTCTGCGTCTCCGAACGCCTGAACCTGGAGCGGGCGGGGGTGGACCCCAGCGACTTCGACGAGCGCCTGATCTGGTTCAAGGGCGTCCTCCCGCCCAGGGACGTGCTGTCGGTGGCGGAACGGCTCCTGGGCTCGGCGACGGCGGCTTGA
- a CDS encoding C39 family peptidase — protein sequence MPRRLLPLAVCAILGTASALPASVTLKNLPYDRQGPDNCGPVTALTIAGYYGTRITQAQAANALKDSARDPQVTSLELADYLGRFGLRSVIRYAGTPELLRDLVSRGLPVVVQQRLQPGSNVAHFRTVYGYERGRFLTSDPLRGSRLWLGEAELMDLWHYYNGEYMVSYPPNKEGEVRAALGEDFSAAANWRNLKQIGESNVKARPGDPYNWWGLGKANLRLGLVGAAAENFARAAELGVPTIYYLYRQEAFEAWSRSGDHDKTLKYAQLALRIDPQSKELLKFRNLAREALGG from the coding sequence ATGCCGCGCCGCCTGCTTCCCCTCGCTGTCTGCGCCATCCTGGGAACCGCCTCTGCCCTTCCCGCCAGCGTGACCCTGAAAAATCTCCCCTACGACCGCCAGGGGCCGGACAACTGCGGGCCCGTCACGGCGCTCACCATCGCGGGCTACTACGGCACGCGGATCACCCAGGCGCAGGCCGCGAACGCCCTCAAGGACTCGGCGCGCGACCCGCAGGTGACGAGCCTGGAACTCGCCGACTACCTGGGCCGCTTCGGGCTGCGGAGCGTGATCCGGTACGCGGGCACGCCGGAACTGCTGCGCGACCTCGTGTCCCGCGGGCTGCCCGTCGTGGTGCAGCAGCGCCTCCAGCCCGGCAGCAACGTGGCGCACTTCCGCACCGTGTACGGCTACGAGCGGGGCCGCTTCCTGACCTCCGACCCCCTGCGCGGCTCCCGGCTGTGGCTGGGCGAGGCCGAGCTGATGGACCTCTGGCACTACTACAACGGCGAATACATGGTCTCTTACCCGCCGAACAAGGAGGGCGAGGTCCGGGCCGCCCTGGGCGAGGACTTCAGCGCGGCGGCCAACTGGCGCAACCTCAAGCAGATCGGCGAGAGCAACGTCAAGGCGCGTCCGGGCGACCCCTACAACTGGTGGGGACTGGGCAAGGCCAACCTGCGCCTGGGTCTGGTGGGCGCCGCCGCCGAGAACTTCGCGCGGGCCGCCGAACTGGGCGTCCCCACCATCTATTACCTGTACCGCCAGGAAGCGTTTGAGGCCTGGTCCCGGTCAGGCGACCACGACAAGACGCTGAAATACGCCCAGCTTGCCCTGAGAATTGACCCGCAGAGCAAGGAACTCCTGAAATTCCGCAACCTGGCCCGGGAGGCACTGGGGGGGTAG